The following coding sequences are from one Campylobacter sp. RM16187 window:
- a CDS encoding YaaA family protein: protein MKILFSPSEAKSAVKSNKFIDKNSFIFPELYDLRIEILNQYNEFLKRATTSELSKLFGLKNLEECENLREDIFKKSAIKAVLRYEGVAYKHLNYKNLDTKAQNFIDKNVMIFSNLFGGILAGDEICEYKLKQGEKIDKLNIEKFYKEHFSLAIDNWLKDDDILDLRAEFYEKFYEIKKPFTTFKFIKNGKVVSHYAKAYRGIILREIAKARIETIDELSKLNLENLMLIDIKKNGFKNEFYMQIL from the coding sequence ATGAAAATTTTATTCTCTCCAAGCGAGGCAAAAAGTGCCGTAAAATCAAATAAATTTATAGACAAAAATAGCTTTATATTTCCAGAGCTATATGATCTAAGGATTGAAATTTTAAATCAATACAATGAATTTTTAAAAAGAGCTACAACAAGCGAACTATCAAAGCTATTCGGACTTAAAAATTTAGAAGAGTGCGAAAATTTAAGAGAGGATATTTTTAAAAAAAGTGCTATAAAAGCTGTTTTAAGATACGAAGGCGTAGCCTACAAGCACTTAAACTATAAAAATTTAGACACTAAAGCTCAAAATTTTATCGATAAAAACGTAATGATATTCTCAAATTTATTCGGAGGCATTTTGGCTGGAGATGAAATTTGTGAGTATAAACTAAAGCAGGGAGAAAAAATAGACAAATTAAATATTGAAAAATTTTATAAAGAACATTTTTCCTTAGCAATAGATAACTGGCTCAAAGATGATGACATACTAGACTTAAGAGCTGAATTTTATGAAAAATTTTATGAAATAAAAAAGCCTTTTACGACTTTTAAATTTATAAAAAACGGCAAAGTCGTAAGCCATTATGCCAAAGCTTACCGAGGAATTATTTTAAGAGAAATAGCAAAAGCAAGGATTGAAACAATTGACGAACTAAGCAAATTAAATTTAGAGAATTTAATGCTAATTGATATCAAAAAAAATGGATTCAAAAATGAGTTTTATATGCAAATTTTATAA
- a CDS encoding HU family DNA-binding protein produces MKKAEFIQAVAEKAGLSKKDSLKAVDAALETIKEALTAGGSVSFIGFGTFSTADRAARKARVPGTKKVIDVPASKAVKFKVGKKLKEAVVAGAGKKGKKK; encoded by the coding sequence ATGAAAAAAGCTGAATTTATTCAAGCTGTCGCCGAAAAGGCTGGTCTTTCAAAAAAAGATTCTCTAAAAGCTGTTGATGCCGCTCTAGAGACAATCAAAGAAGCTCTTACTGCTGGCGGTAGCGTTAGCTTCATAGGTTTTGGTACTTTTAGCACAGCTGATAGAGCTGCAAGAAAAGCTAGAGTTCCAGGAACTAAGAAAGTTATTGATGTACCTGCTAGTAAAGCGGTCAAATTTAAAGTTGGCAAAAAGCTGAAAGAAGCAGTTGTGGCTGGTGCTGGCAAAAAAGGCAAAAAGAAATAA